A genome region from Caldalkalibacillus uzonensis includes the following:
- the galE gene encoding UDP-glucose 4-epimerase GalE, with translation MAVLITGGAGYIGSHTVAEFLAHGEEVVVLDNLRQGHRAAVADSVFYEGDLRDQSLLHQIFTNHEIEAVIHFAANSLVGESVEKPLEYYENNVIGTHVLVKGMLEHGVKKIVFSSTAAVYGEPQHIPIREDDPTVPANPYGETKLAIERMLHWCDQAYGLKSVSLRYFNAAGAHPEGKIGEDHHPETHLIPIILQVALGQREVIKIFGDDYNTPDGTCIRDYIHVMDLANAHWLALEYLRQGGSSTAYNLGNGTGFSVKEVIEAARRVTGHPIPAEAAPRRAGDPAVLVASSERIQRELGWNPKYQDLDVIIETAWKWHQAHPQGYAQ, from the coding sequence ATGGCCGTTCTCATAACGGGAGGAGCCGGGTATATCGGCAGTCATACCGTAGCGGAATTTTTGGCACACGGGGAAGAAGTGGTGGTACTGGATAATCTGCGCCAGGGACACCGGGCTGCTGTTGCTGACAGTGTTTTTTACGAGGGGGATCTTCGTGACCAAAGCCTGTTGCATCAGATTTTTACAAACCATGAAATTGAGGCGGTGATTCACTTTGCAGCCAACTCCCTTGTGGGTGAGAGTGTAGAGAAACCCCTGGAATATTATGAAAACAATGTGATCGGAACTCATGTCCTGGTCAAAGGCATGCTTGAACATGGCGTGAAGAAGATTGTTTTTTCTTCCACGGCTGCTGTTTATGGAGAGCCACAGCATATTCCGATCAGGGAAGATGATCCGACGGTACCAGCCAATCCTTATGGGGAGACAAAACTGGCCATCGAACGGATGCTGCACTGGTGTGATCAGGCTTATGGATTAAAATCGGTCAGCCTGCGCTATTTTAATGCGGCAGGTGCCCACCCTGAGGGCAAAATAGGGGAAGATCATCATCCTGAAACCCATCTGATTCCGATTATTTTACAGGTGGCCTTGGGTCAGAGAGAAGTGATCAAGATTTTTGGCGATGACTACAATACCCCTGACGGCACCTGCATACGGGACTACATTCATGTGATGGACTTGGCCAACGCCCACTGGCTGGCCCTGGAATATTTGCGGCAGGGAGGTTCCAGTACCGCTTATAATTTGGGCAACGGCACAGGCTTCTCGGTGAAGGAAGTGATTGAAGCTGCACGGCGGGTGACGGGCCATCCCATCCCAGCTGAAGCGGCTCCCAGAAGGGCTGGAGATCCAGCGGTTTTGGTGGCTTCGTCTGAACGTATCCAAAGAGAATTGGGATGGAATCCCAAGTATCAAGATTTAGATGTGATTATTGAAACAGCTTGGAAATGGCACCAAGCCCATCCACAAGGTTATGCACAGTAA
- a CDS encoding galactokinase, whose amino-acid sequence MIVENRMIPEQEVTHQQLIQLFVDQFGGTGEDTRVFFAPGRVNLIGEHTDYNGGYVFPAALSYGVWAIARKRSDLTLRLASLNFDTQVEVQLDHLVYDPAHEWANYPKGVIHLLQQEMEPLCGLDILFYGNIPNGAGLSSSAAIELVTALAVAWLNGKSADPVKLAMLCQQAENQFVGVNCGIMDQFAVAMGKKDHAILLNCQTLEYEHVPVKIEGYKLVITNTNKRRSLADSKYNERRAECEQGLAMLKRYLPQFNSLGELSPEQWQQVKKYIPCGKVKQRIEHVVSENHRVLEAAQLLRNNQIEAFGQLMYASHESLRDLYEVTGRELDTLYDIARQHPACIGTRMTGAGFGGCTVSLVAEEQVEDFQHEVKTKYQQLIGYEPSFYICSIGEGAREIKEGDDLWPFS is encoded by the coding sequence ATGATTGTGGAAAATAGAATGATCCCAGAACAGGAAGTGACACATCAACAATTAATCCAGTTGTTTGTGGACCAGTTTGGAGGGACGGGTGAGGATACACGCGTTTTTTTTGCGCCAGGACGGGTCAATCTGATTGGCGAACATACAGATTATAATGGAGGGTATGTATTTCCGGCTGCCTTATCCTATGGGGTGTGGGCCATTGCTCGTAAGAGAAGTGACCTTACACTACGACTTGCTTCTCTTAACTTTGATACACAAGTGGAAGTTCAGTTAGATCATCTTGTCTATGACCCGGCACATGAGTGGGCCAATTATCCTAAGGGTGTCATCCATCTGTTGCAACAGGAGATGGAACCCTTGTGCGGCCTGGACATTTTGTTTTACGGTAACATTCCGAATGGCGCCGGATTATCTTCCTCAGCGGCCATTGAATTGGTGACGGCTCTGGCCGTAGCCTGGCTAAATGGAAAGAGTGCCGATCCCGTCAAATTAGCCATGCTGTGTCAACAGGCAGAAAATCAATTTGTCGGCGTTAACTGCGGCATCATGGATCAGTTTGCCGTTGCGATGGGGAAGAAAGACCATGCCATTCTGTTAAATTGCCAAACGCTGGAGTATGAACACGTACCGGTTAAAATTGAGGGCTATAAGCTGGTGATCACCAACACCAATAAGCGGCGCAGTTTGGCTGATTCCAAATACAATGAACGCCGGGCCGAATGTGAACAAGGCTTGGCTATGCTCAAGCGCTATCTGCCACAGTTTAACTCTCTGGGGGAACTGAGTCCTGAACAATGGCAACAAGTCAAAAAGTATATCCCCTGCGGGAAAGTCAAGCAGCGCATAGAGCATGTTGTCTCAGAAAACCACCGGGTTCTTGAAGCAGCACAGTTGTTGAGAAACAATCAAATCGAAGCTTTTGGGCAACTGATGTATGCCTCCCATGAATCGCTGCGGGATTTGTATGAAGTAACTGGCAGGGAACTGGACACACTGTACGACATCGCCCGCCAGCATCCGGCATGTATTGGCACACGCATGACAGGGGCAGGATTTGGAGGTTGTACCGTCAGTTTGGTTGCAGAGGAACAAGTGGAAGATTTTCAGCACGAGGTGAAAACCAAATATCAGCAACTCATCGGCTATGAACCAAGCTTTTATATTTGCTCAATTGGAGAAGGAGCAAGAGAAATCAAAGAGGGGGATGACCTATGGCCGTTCTCATAA
- the galT gene encoding galactose-1-phosphate uridylyltransferase — translation MAELRYNPLLRDWTMVASHRQHRPHLPKDYCPFCPGSGKVPDHYDVLKYDNDFPALSQIPPEPDDVGTGLYKVREAYGKCEVILYSPEHSTTLPELSVDHIVKLVELWTERFAALGNDPKIDYVLIFENRGEEVGVTMPHPHGQIYGYPYIPLKLRIELEACQAHHEQTGRCLICDMNREEQQFEQRIVMENEHFVCYLPFFTDYPYGVFIVSKSHQTALTDFSSEEKRSLAQILRDTTGAMDTLFDRLFPYMMCLHQRPTDGGYYEDYYHFHIEFYPPLRAKDKLKFNASSETGAWAPCNPMAVEETAGHLREAYARFKQKEGRG, via the coding sequence ATGGCAGAGTTGCGCTACAACCCACTGCTCAGAGACTGGACCATGGTGGCCTCTCACCGCCAGCACCGTCCGCATCTGCCCAAGGATTATTGTCCTTTTTGTCCAGGCTCAGGCAAAGTTCCGGATCACTATGATGTCTTAAAATATGATAATGATTTTCCAGCCTTGTCCCAAATCCCGCCCGAGCCGGATGATGTAGGCACAGGGTTATATAAGGTCAGGGAAGCTTATGGCAAATGTGAGGTCATCCTATACTCACCAGAACATTCCACGACTTTGCCTGAACTTTCCGTAGACCACATTGTCAAGCTGGTTGAGCTTTGGACGGAACGGTTTGCTGCATTAGGCAATGACCCCAAAATTGACTATGTGTTGATCTTCGAAAACCGGGGGGAAGAAGTGGGCGTGACCATGCCTCACCCTCACGGCCAGATTTACGGCTATCCGTATATTCCTTTAAAACTGCGGATAGAGCTTGAGGCATGCCAAGCACACCACGAACAGACGGGACGCTGCCTCATTTGCGACATGAACCGGGAAGAGCAGCAGTTTGAACAGCGCATCGTGATGGAAAATGAGCATTTTGTGTGCTATCTGCCCTTCTTTACCGATTATCCTTACGGCGTGTTTATTGTCAGCAAAAGTCATCAAACGGCCTTGACTGACTTCAGTTCAGAGGAAAAAAGGAGCCTGGCCCAGATCCTGAGAGATACAACGGGTGCCATGGATACGCTGTTCGACCGTCTGTTTCCCTATATGATGTGCTTGCACCAGCGGCCGACGGATGGAGGCTATTATGAAGATTATTATCACTTCCATATTGAGTTTTATCCGCCGTTAAGGGCTAAAGATAAATTGAAATTTAATGCATCCTCTGAAACGGGAGCATGGGCGCCGTGTAATCCCATGGCTGTGGAGGAGACAGCAGGACATTTGAGAGAAGCATATGCCAGATTTAAACAGAAAGAAGGAAGAGGATGA
- a CDS encoding alpha-glucosidase/alpha-galactosidase: MPKITFLGAGSTIFAKRILGDCMLVPSLEGSEFTLFDIDHQRLKESESMLNNLKANLNSNVSIKAYIDRKDALRGAKYVINAIQVGGYDPCTIIDFEVPKKYGLRQTIGDTLGIGGIFRSLRTIPVMLDFARDMEEVCPDAWFLNYTNPMAVLTATMIRYGHPKTVGLCHSVQVCAEKLLKSLNMPTDHLQWKIAGINHMAWLLEITRKGEDLYPEIKRRAAEKQKEKHDDMVRFEMMLRFGYYVTESSEHNAEYLPYFIKSRYPELIERFNIPLDEYPRRCIRQIKNWETMRDDIVNNKKLEHERSIEYASYIMDAMETDQPFKFGGNVLNSGGLISNLPEKACVEVPCLADRSGVTPCYVGELPEQLAALNRTNINTQLLTIEAAMNRKKEYIYQAALLDPHTSAELSIDDIVSLCDDLIEAHGDWLPEFK; this comes from the coding sequence ATGCCCAAAATTACATTCTTAGGAGCTGGAAGCACGATTTTTGCTAAAAGAATTTTAGGTGATTGCATGTTAGTCCCTAGTCTAGAGGGATCGGAGTTTACTTTGTTTGATATCGACCATCAACGTTTAAAAGAATCAGAAAGCATGCTGAATAATCTTAAAGCCAACTTAAACAGTAATGTAAGTATTAAAGCGTATATTGACCGGAAGGATGCCTTACGTGGAGCCAAGTATGTCATTAACGCCATTCAAGTTGGAGGATATGACCCGTGCACGATTATAGACTTTGAAGTGCCTAAAAAGTACGGCTTACGCCAAACAATTGGGGATACATTGGGGATAGGAGGTATCTTTAGAAGTTTAAGAACAATTCCGGTCATGTTGGACTTTGCCCGGGATATGGAAGAGGTATGCCCTGACGCCTGGTTCCTCAACTATACCAATCCCATGGCAGTCCTGACTGCTACCATGATCCGTTATGGCCATCCTAAAACAGTGGGACTTTGTCACAGTGTTCAAGTGTGCGCTGAGAAACTGTTAAAATCTCTTAATATGCCAACAGATCATCTTCAGTGGAAGATTGCCGGTATCAATCATATGGCCTGGCTGTTGGAGATCACGCGAAAAGGGGAGGATCTGTACCCTGAAATCAAGCGCAGGGCAGCCGAGAAACAGAAGGAAAAACATGATGATATGGTGCGTTTTGAGATGATGCTTCGTTTCGGATACTACGTAACAGAATCTTCGGAGCATAACGCCGAGTATTTGCCGTATTTTATCAAAAGCCGGTATCCTGAATTAATTGAGCGTTTTAATATCCCCCTTGATGAATATCCCCGTCGCTGTATTCGGCAGATTAAAAACTGGGAAACAATGCGAGATGATATAGTCAATAACAAAAAACTGGAACACGAGCGCTCCATTGAGTATGCCTCTTATATTATGGATGCAATGGAGACGGACCAGCCTTTTAAGTTTGGAGGCAATGTTTTGAACAGTGGGGGATTAATCAGTAATTTACCTGAGAAAGCCTGTGTGGAGGTTCCTTGTTTGGCTGATCGAAGTGGAGTTACACCGTGTTATGTGGGTGAATTGCCTGAACAATTAGCCGCTTTAAACCGGACCAATATTAATACACAGCTGTTAACCATCGAAGCAGCTATGAACCGGAAAAAAGAATATATCTATCAGGCTGCCCTACTTGATCCTCATACTTCAGCAGAGCTGTCCATTGATGATATTGTCTCATTATGTGATGACCTTATTGAAGCCCATGGTGACTGGTTGCCGGAGTTTAAATAG
- a CDS encoding carbohydrate ABC transporter permease: protein MDLKTTIIFLILCFVSILYLLPFIWMLSTALKSPAEAVSGELNIIPKEIVWQNFPYSLSVVPFMGYVGNSLIVAFFAVILTVFINCLAGYAFAKYHFKGRNLLFLLVLSTLMIPIHIIMVPNFFILKELGWINSYAGLIIPRAAEAFGLFLARQYMLSIPNELIEAARIDGAGEFKIFWKVVLPNVKPLIAVLIIFTFMWRWNDLIWPLIVVSDSSMYTVQLGLAIARGEHYIDWPILMSLTLMSIIPILIVFFIFQRYFVQGIVSSGMKG from the coding sequence ATGGACCTTAAGACAACGATTATTTTTCTAATTCTCTGTTTTGTATCTATATTATATCTTCTACCGTTCATTTGGATGCTTTCCACCGCTTTAAAGAGTCCGGCTGAAGCCGTATCCGGTGAGCTCAACATCATCCCAAAAGAGATTGTTTGGCAAAATTTTCCTTATTCCTTAAGTGTTGTTCCTTTTATGGGCTACGTAGGGAACAGCTTAATCGTAGCATTTTTTGCAGTTATTCTGACCGTATTTATTAATTGTCTAGCCGGGTATGCATTTGCTAAATATCATTTTAAAGGTCGTAATCTTTTGTTTTTATTAGTGCTTAGCACATTGATGATTCCCATTCATATCATCATGGTTCCAAACTTTTTTATACTTAAGGAACTGGGTTGGATCAACTCATATGCCGGGTTAATTATCCCTCGTGCTGCAGAAGCTTTTGGACTTTTTTTGGCAAGACAATATATGTTAAGCATTCCAAATGAACTAATCGAAGCGGCTAGAATCGATGGTGCAGGTGAATTTAAGATCTTTTGGAAAGTGGTGCTACCCAATGTCAAACCTCTTATTGCGGTACTTATCATATTTACATTTATGTGGCGTTGGAACGATTTGATCTGGCCACTCATCGTAGTATCTGATAGCAGCATGTACACAGTTCAACTCGGTTTGGCAATTGCCAGAGGTGAACACTACATTGACTGGCCTATTTTAATGAGTCTAACCTTGATGTCAATTATCCCTATACTTATTGTATTCTTTATTTTTCAACGTTATTTTGTACAGGGGATTGTCAGTTCTGGTATGAAGGGTTAG
- a CDS encoding carbohydrate ABC transporter permease, which produces MSTLINWYQKNRIKIAPYLFISPNLILFFTFMIFPIIFTFYISFHNWAIIGDITFVGLENYVNVFKDVVFWTALGNTFYYTAGSVPISMILGLTGAVLLNRKIPLRSFFRGVFFAPVVVSLVATGLIWSWMFNPNYGLINYGLNAIGLTGLNWLSSTTWAMPAIIMTTIWVKTGYCLVIYLAGLQSIPDSIYEAAEIDGANSWKQFLYITLPLLKNTTVFVLVISVINGFMVFDLIYTMTNGGPGYSTTVLVQYIYQKAFVEGQMGYGSTVGTILFFIIMSFSAMMLWLGREQTS; this is translated from the coding sequence ATGTCCACCCTTATTAATTGGTATCAAAAAAATCGAATTAAAATAGCTCCCTATCTCTTTATCTCTCCCAATCTGATTTTATTCTTTACTTTTATGATTTTTCCTATCATATTCACCTTCTACATTAGTTTTCACAACTGGGCCATTATCGGAGATATCACATTTGTAGGACTCGAAAATTATGTAAACGTTTTTAAAGACGTTGTGTTCTGGACCGCACTTGGAAATACCTTTTATTACACTGCTGGCTCAGTTCCCATTAGTATGATTTTAGGTTTAACCGGAGCGGTCTTGCTAAACCGCAAGATCCCCCTCCGGTCATTTTTTAGAGGGGTTTTCTTTGCACCGGTTGTCGTTTCTTTAGTTGCTACTGGATTGATCTGGTCCTGGATGTTCAACCCAAATTACGGTTTGATCAATTACGGACTTAATGCGATTGGTTTAACGGGACTTAACTGGTTATCGTCAACCACTTGGGCGATGCCAGCCATTATCATGACGACTATTTGGGTCAAGACAGGCTATTGCCTTGTTATTTACCTGGCAGGACTTCAGAGTATTCCGGATTCTATTTATGAAGCAGCTGAAATTGATGGTGCCAACAGCTGGAAACAATTTTTGTATATTACGCTCCCATTACTTAAAAATACGACGGTTTTCGTTCTTGTCATCTCTGTCATCAATGGTTTTATGGTTTTTGACTTAATTTATACGATGACAAACGGAGGTCCCGGCTATTCAACTACTGTATTAGTTCAATATATTTATCAAAAGGCTTTTGTAGAAGGCCAGATGGGATACGGTTCAACGGTGGGAACGATTCTCTTCTTTATCATCATGTCTTTTAGCGCCATGATGTTATGGCTAGGGAGGGAACAAACCTCATGA
- a CDS encoding ABC transporter substrate-binding protein, whose protein sequence is MMKSNRHFLTTLFIVLLLGSLVMGCAAQKESGYSSGDGSNGMEESKQTTIEFVYWASAGGEEEGFNKLIEAFEAEHPDIKVNAQQVPSGTEYHTRMRTRIAGNDAPDVFRVQYQRIGEYASQNALLDITDIMEDELENFNPSLLSAVTLEDRIYGLPHHTDTLAIFYNKTYLDELGITPPDTLNEAWSWEEFLDVASQIQDAGLAEYGIAYNWVESSAYRALPFLYHNGASLLTDDLSEANLQTPEAIEAITFLQDMYTNYMSPGNSMRGSDDFNLLFTTGTAGMLVTGNWMIPRYEEEMDQYEWGVTYMTMREEAASDLGGNALAIPSNAKNIEAAKKFVAFMGDKENMKAFVEDGLFIPARLDIEEPIHYNMENPELMELFIEQALTVPEELAKTVTHPNFARINQALAEELEELFVMGKTPEEFANSLTDKINTILDSH, encoded by the coding sequence ATGATGAAAAGTAATCGCCATTTTTTAACCACTCTTTTTATTGTCCTTTTACTAGGTTCACTTGTTATGGGATGTGCAGCCCAAAAAGAGAGCGGTTATTCATCTGGTGATGGCTCAAATGGCATGGAAGAAAGTAAACAGACGACCATCGAATTTGTGTACTGGGCCTCAGCAGGAGGAGAAGAAGAGGGGTTTAACAAGTTGATTGAGGCTTTTGAAGCTGAACATCCCGATATTAAAGTCAATGCCCAGCAGGTTCCCTCCGGTACTGAATACCATACCCGAATGCGAACTCGTATAGCTGGGAACGATGCTCCTGATGTGTTCCGGGTACAGTACCAACGAATCGGAGAGTATGCCAGCCAAAACGCTCTGTTGGATATCACAGATATCATGGAAGATGAATTAGAGAATTTTAACCCTAGTCTTTTGTCAGCAGTAACATTGGAGGACCGCATATATGGTTTACCTCATCATACGGATACCTTGGCAATCTTCTATAACAAAACATACCTTGATGAATTAGGTATTACTCCCCCGGACACTTTAAACGAAGCATGGTCTTGGGAGGAGTTTCTGGATGTGGCTAGTCAAATACAAGATGCTGGTTTAGCTGAGTATGGGATTGCCTATAACTGGGTGGAATCAAGTGCTTACCGTGCCCTTCCGTTTTTATATCATAATGGGGCATCTTTACTGACCGATGATCTGAGTGAGGCCAATCTTCAAACACCTGAAGCAATTGAAGCCATTACCTTCCTACAGGATATGTATACCAATTATATGTCTCCAGGAAACAGTATGCGTGGAAGTGACGATTTTAACCTGCTATTTACTACGGGTACAGCCGGAATGCTTGTAACAGGAAATTGGATGATACCAAGATATGAAGAAGAGATGGATCAATATGAGTGGGGTGTCACATATATGACCATGAGAGAAGAGGCTGCATCAGATCTGGGTGGGAATGCACTGGCCATCCCTTCCAATGCTAAAAATATTGAAGCCGCCAAAAAATTTGTAGCTTTTATGGGTGACAAAGAGAACATGAAAGCGTTTGTTGAGGATGGGTTGTTCATCCCAGCTAGATTAGATATTGAAGAACCTATTCATTATAACATGGAAAACCCGGAACTTATGGAGCTCTTTATTGAGCAGGCCTTAACAGTCCCGGAAGAGCTTGCCAAAACGGTGACTCACCCTAATTTTGCTCGCATCAACCAAGCGTTGGCTGAAGAGTTAGAGGAGCTCTTTGTGATGGGTAAAACACCCGAAGAATTTGCCAACTCCTTAACAGATAAGATTAACACGATTTTGGATAGTCATTGA
- a CDS encoding sensor histidine kinase, whose amino-acid sequence MTIQNKLIAFFFVLIILMSAVSFFIYQSGQQSISQYDEILQRFLLLNEIAQTNHELQTLFTRYVLVPSDEQLAQFEYHRQHLLDYQQQFEEMVATDSTRSMSKNYYHMLSYLLNRMELAFETYGQPNTREHFQYREDVYKVSSWINETTLRFINHELTDYHTFHRELLVQSQSYLTMGIVTAIILFKVSLLFTYLFCKKITDPIRLLAGQAKALSSGNFSIKDLRVTTNDEIGLLTRTFNQMKRDIHRLIKQIKQKAAVEAKLHEQTIKNIKMNQLLKEMELRTLQNQMNPHFLFNTLNMVSKLAYIEGAEKTSDLIVSISNLLRYNLRSLDKPVTLADELKHVRDYFDIQKNRFGERVSIKVDIDASCLTQPVPLLTLQPLIENAFIHGIDSLESGGEIGITVEETTTHVHVEVYDNGAGMDQDVLQLLWRQQAEFHLDDQHGHTTGIGLTNVIKRLSLFYDQEDVVDIRSKPGEGTRIILKLPKQTKGIQGGGSSCIRSYLLRMKL is encoded by the coding sequence ATGACCATCCAAAACAAGCTCATTGCCTTTTTCTTTGTGCTCATCATCCTTATGAGTGCCGTCAGTTTCTTTATTTATCAAAGCGGGCAACAATCGATTAGCCAATATGATGAGATATTACAACGCTTTTTGCTGTTAAATGAAATTGCTCAGACCAATCATGAACTGCAAACGCTTTTTACCCGCTATGTGCTTGTACCTTCTGATGAGCAGCTGGCCCAATTTGAATACCATAGGCAACACTTGCTTGACTATCAACAGCAGTTTGAAGAGATGGTTGCCACTGACAGCACACGCTCTATGAGCAAAAACTACTATCACATGTTGTCTTACCTGCTTAACCGCATGGAACTGGCTTTTGAAACCTACGGGCAGCCAAACACACGTGAGCATTTCCAATACCGGGAAGATGTGTACAAAGTGTCCTCCTGGATTAACGAGACCACTTTAAGATTTATTAATCACGAATTGACCGATTACCACACTTTTCATCGTGAACTGCTGGTTCAGTCCCAATCCTACTTAACCATGGGTATCGTCACGGCTATTATCCTGTTTAAGGTCTCTCTGTTATTTACCTACCTGTTCTGCAAAAAAATTACTGATCCCATCCGGTTATTAGCAGGTCAGGCCAAAGCATTGTCCAGCGGAAACTTTTCAATTAAAGACCTTCGTGTCACCACAAACGATGAAATTGGCCTGTTGACCCGCACCTTTAATCAAATGAAAAGAGATATTCACCGTTTAATCAAACAAATTAAGCAAAAAGCCGCTGTAGAAGCTAAACTGCACGAACAGACCATTAAAAATATAAAAATGAACCAACTCTTAAAAGAAATGGAACTGCGCACCTTACAAAACCAAATGAATCCTCACTTTTTATTCAATACCTTAAACATGGTATCGAAGCTGGCCTATATAGAAGGTGCTGAAAAAACAAGTGACTTAATTGTTTCCATTTCCAATCTGTTGCGCTATAATCTGCGCTCACTAGACAAACCGGTGACGCTGGCTGATGAACTTAAACATGTACGTGATTATTTTGACATACAAAAAAACCGTTTTGGGGAAAGAGTGTCGATTAAAGTGGATATTGATGCTTCATGCTTAACTCAGCCCGTTCCCTTATTGACACTGCAACCTTTAATCGAAAACGCCTTCATCCATGGTATTGATTCGCTGGAATCCGGAGGCGAAATAGGCATCACAGTGGAGGAAACCACCACTCATGTTCATGTTGAAGTTTACGATAACGGTGCAGGCATGGACCAAGATGTTTTACAGCTGCTGTGGAGGCAACAAGCTGAGTTTCACTTAGACGACCAGCACGGTCACACCACAGGAATTGGCTTAACCAACGTGATCAAGCGCCTTTCCTTGTTCTATGACCAAGAAGATGTTGTTGACATCAGGTCGAAGCCGGGTGAGGGGACCCGCATAATACTCAAACTACCCAAGCAAACAAAGGGCATACAAGGAGGTGGCAGCTCATGTATAAGGTCTTACTTGTTGAGGATGAAGCTTTAG
- a CDS encoding response regulator produces MYKVLLVEDEALERQALRSMLESMFDDLDVVGEAENGRKAIELAEALHPDIITIDIKMPGMDGLQTIEEIKNIHPNARFIVLSAYDAFDYAQKAIELNVTHYVLKPYKRAELKEKVHRACQQIDRDRAERLEKLKLKDQLGHMSTLAEIEWVSTLIYDQIHDLSFETLTDLLGIHFTYGAGVIVYVQPKSNAASQPKGDAPCRQAVYQTVKNQLKKQMQCLVGPMTGDHIPVFIFMDGNGMSVSLRSHIVVSLRNVFQQLSAKNILTDCHLIAGVGRPSRTLASLKQSYHEAMLAVRGRSVKGNIRFYDDLLLNEKDLHIPFEKEKRLLQAVQHGQTESAVQILNEIMDEVSVGFQNQLVEVSRYLSELFIILTRISEEARMLTQELTSFLHAASVEQLRETALYRLQLILAQINKEGHHHSEDILNRAKSYLHDHYNEDISLDMVARHVGLSPYYFSKLFKEQMSMNFIDYLTQLRIDKAKELMLTSNLSVKEICFEVGYRDPNYFSRVFKKSEGITPSQFRRRVYRKK; encoded by the coding sequence ATGTATAAGGTCTTACTTGTTGAGGATGAAGCTTTAGAGCGACAAGCCTTACGGAGCATGTTAGAAAGCATGTTCGATGACCTTGACGTGGTTGGAGAAGCTGAAAATGGCAGGAAAGCAATCGAACTGGCCGAAGCACTTCATCCTGACATCATTACCATTGACATAAAAATGCCCGGCATGGATGGCCTTCAAACCATTGAAGAAATTAAAAACATCCATCCCAATGCCCGTTTTATCGTCTTATCAGCCTATGATGCTTTTGATTATGCCCAAAAAGCAATTGAGCTCAACGTCACACACTATGTGTTGAAACCCTATAAACGTGCAGAACTGAAAGAAAAGGTCCACCGGGCATGTCAGCAAATTGACCGGGACAGGGCCGAACGTCTGGAAAAATTAAAACTGAAAGACCAACTTGGCCATATGAGCACACTGGCAGAGATTGAGTGGGTATCCACCCTCATTTATGACCAAATCCACGACCTGTCATTTGAAACACTAACTGACCTGTTAGGGATTCATTTTACTTATGGGGCGGGTGTGATTGTCTATGTGCAACCTAAATCCAATGCAGCCAGTCAACCCAAAGGGGACGCCCCTTGTAGACAGGCAGTGTACCAGACTGTCAAAAACCAACTCAAAAAGCAGATGCAATGCCTAGTTGGCCCTATGACTGGCGATCATATACCCGTGTTTATTTTTATGGATGGGAATGGGATGTCTGTCAGCTTAAGGAGCCATATTGTTGTCAGCCTGCGTAACGTCTTCCAGCAATTGTCTGCCAAGAATATCCTTACTGATTGCCATTTGATTGCCGGTGTGGGCCGCCCTTCTCGCACTTTGGCAAGCCTTAAGCAGTCTTACCATGAAGCGATGCTGGCCGTCAGGGGCCGGTCCGTGAAAGGAAACATCCGCTTTTATGATGATCTGCTCCTGAATGAAAAGGATCTCCATATCCCCTTTGAAAAAGAAAAGCGGTTACTGCAAGCGGTGCAACACGGCCAAACGGAATCCGCAGTTCAGATCTTGAACGAGATTATGGATGAAGTGAGCGTTGGCTTTCAAAACCAGTTGGTTGAGGTCAGCCGCTATCTGTCGGAGCTGTTTATTATCCTAACCCGTATCAGCGAAGAAGCAAGAATGCTGACGCAGGAGTTAACTTCTTTTCTCCACGCCGCTTCTGTCGAACAATTAAGAGAAACGGCCTTGTACCGTTTACAACTCATATTGGCTCAGATCAACAAAGAGGGACACCACCATAGTGAAGATATCCTTAACAGAGCAAAATCCTATTTACATGACCATTACAATGAAGATATTTCATTAGACATGGTGGCCCGTCATGTTGGCCTAAGTCCCTATTATTTCAGTAAATTGTTTAAAGAGCAGATGAGCATGAATTTTATCGATTACCTCACCCAGCTTAGAATTGACAAAGCTAAAGAACTGATGTTGACCTCCAATTTGAGTGTCAAAGAAATTTGCTTTGAAGTCGGCTACCGTGATCCAAACTATTTCAGCCGGGTCTTTAAGAAAAGCGAAGGGATCACACCTTCACAATTTCGTCGCCGGGTGTACCGAAAAAAGTAA